Proteins from one Polymorphobacter megasporae genomic window:
- a CDS encoding Tn3 family transposase, protein MAFLDAAALTLLLEPPEAHDDAISRYALTRDDIAFARHRRRSHNRLGFAVQLALIRDLGRPLRAGEAVPAAVLETVADQLGIDPVVFDLYGRRDETRREHVAEIMAQLDLRPMRESVYRMCIRAAAGGAVATEKGEPIALAVIDALKAARIVVPGARLVERLALSGRAMARRQSYRHLIGGLDPGHLAGLDALLSERTGDRTMLGWIADAPEGARLKSLRSVIARLEVLRRIDIADDRRKMIHANRYGVIAREARILHARELLRFAPERRSATLTAFVIERQAALTDLAIDLFGKLLGSARRKAEIGRRERLLAEAKVLAGVAINHVQLGEALMTARAAGGDLAAAIAGTLGWDGLAASVGTASALVNPDRHDEFDDLVDRHKSLRSAARIVFAAFRFQSFRPSDQILASIALLQAHYDGRRLPEQLPLTFLTRNWRRRVRGGNGVIDIRAWEVAVLVHLRDRLRAGDIWVEGSRAWRSFEDYLLPRPTFEVMRAEQRLGLGVPDSFAAWRDERTATLDAKLKALAAAAAANEIPDATLTEKRLSISPIGEDDRERIVALSRRLYTIVPRVRVTSLLAEVNRWTGFLDSFTHYRTGETAGDEAALMAAILADATNSGTERMAESSRGVTIHQMMLMVDRHLRPDTYAAATAVLVDAQQAHPFAAIWGDGHVSSSDGQFFPAGGRGEATLDYNAKYGKRPGASLYGFLSNRFASFFSRLIQASENEAPYVLDGLLHNESSVEIHEHAIDTAGATETVFAMFHLFGYRLIPRIRNLGSRRLFVITPDPAYAPLAPLIGGTIDMRRIEPQWDEVLRLSASIGSGLVPPSVILKKIAATPRQNGLSLALREIGRIERSIFICDWLLDPKLRRRSHAILNKGESRHALARAVFLHQLGELRNRIAETMAYRASGLNLVVNAIILWNTVYLSRAVRFVADQGVTIPDALLTQVAPLPWSHIALTGDYLWNEIDQPLERYRPLRANRFNPKTFLSP, encoded by the coding sequence ATGGCATTTCTTGACGCCGCCGCGCTGACGCTCCTGCTCGAACCGCCGGAGGCGCACGACGACGCGATTTCCCGCTACGCTCTCACCCGCGATGACATTGCGTTCGCCCGGCATCGGCGTCGCTCGCATAATCGTCTGGGGTTCGCTGTGCAGCTCGCCCTCATCCGCGATCTCGGGCGGCCACTCCGCGCCGGCGAAGCTGTTCCGGCGGCCGTCCTCGAGACGGTGGCCGATCAGCTGGGCATCGATCCGGTGGTTTTCGATCTCTACGGCCGCCGCGACGAGACCCGACGCGAGCATGTCGCCGAGATCATGGCGCAGCTGGACCTGCGGCCAATGCGCGAAAGCGTTTACCGGATGTGCATTCGCGCCGCCGCTGGCGGTGCGGTCGCCACGGAGAAGGGCGAACCGATCGCGCTCGCGGTAATCGACGCCTTGAAGGCCGCGCGGATTGTCGTGCCGGGCGCGCGCCTGGTCGAACGGCTCGCGCTCTCGGGCCGGGCAATGGCGCGGCGACAATCCTATCGCCACCTCATCGGCGGACTCGATCCGGGGCACCTCGCCGGCCTCGACGCCCTGCTGAGCGAGCGGACCGGTGATCGCACGATGCTCGGGTGGATCGCCGATGCCCCCGAGGGTGCCAGGCTGAAGAGCCTCAGGAGCGTGATTGCACGCCTCGAAGTGTTGCGCCGGATCGACATCGCGGACGATCGGCGGAAGATGATCCATGCCAATCGCTACGGTGTCATCGCCCGCGAAGCACGTATCCTCCATGCCCGCGAGCTGCTGCGCTTCGCCCCCGAACGCCGCTCGGCGACGCTGACCGCGTTCGTCATTGAACGCCAAGCGGCACTGACCGATCTGGCGATCGACCTTTTCGGCAAGTTGCTTGGCAGCGCCCGGCGCAAGGCGGAGATTGGCCGCAGGGAGCGCCTCCTTGCGGAGGCGAAAGTCCTCGCCGGGGTCGCGATCAATCATGTGCAGCTCGGGGAGGCCCTGATGACGGCGCGTGCCGCCGGAGGCGATCTTGCTGCCGCGATTGCCGGCACGCTGGGGTGGGACGGTCTTGCCGCCAGCGTCGGGACCGCATCAGCCCTCGTCAATCCTGACCGGCATGACGAGTTCGACGATCTCGTTGATCGGCACAAGTCGCTCCGCTCCGCCGCCCGGATCGTGTTCGCCGCCTTTCGCTTCCAGTCGTTCCGGCCGAGCGATCAGATACTGGCTTCGATCGCGCTGCTGCAGGCGCACTATGACGGCCGCCGGCTGCCAGAGCAGTTGCCATTGACGTTCCTGACGCGGAACTGGCGCCGGCGTGTTCGCGGCGGAAACGGCGTCATCGACATCCGCGCCTGGGAAGTTGCCGTCCTCGTCCACCTGCGCGACCGGCTGCGCGCCGGCGATATCTGGGTCGAGGGCAGCCGCGCGTGGCGGAGCTTCGAGGATTATTTGCTGCCACGGCCAACGTTCGAGGTAATGCGCGCCGAGCAGCGCCTCGGGCTCGGCGTGCCCGACAGCTTCGCGGCATGGCGGGACGAGCGGACCGCGACCCTTGACGCGAAACTGAAGGCGCTGGCCGCGGCCGCCGCCGCGAACGAGATCCCTGACGCGACCCTGACCGAGAAGCGATTGTCGATCAGCCCGATCGGCGAGGACGACCGGGAACGCATCGTCGCCCTCAGCCGCCGCCTCTACACCATCGTTCCGCGGGTGCGGGTCACCAGTCTGCTGGCCGAGGTCAATCGCTGGACCGGCTTCCTCGACAGCTTCACCCATTACCGGACTGGCGAGACGGCGGGCGACGAAGCCGCGCTAATGGCCGCCATCCTCGCCGACGCGACCAACTCGGGAACCGAGCGCATGGCGGAAAGTTCGCGCGGCGTCACCATTCATCAGATGATGCTGATGGTCGACCGCCATCTGCGCCCCGATACTTACGCCGCGGCGACGGCCGTGCTGGTCGACGCGCAGCAGGCCCACCCGTTCGCCGCGATCTGGGGTGACGGTCACGTATCGTCGTCTGACGGCCAGTTCTTTCCCGCGGGCGGGCGCGGCGAGGCGACCCTCGACTATAACGCCAAGTACGGCAAGCGGCCCGGCGCGTCGCTTTACGGCTTCCTCTCCAACCGCTTCGCCTCGTTCTTTTCGCGCCTGATCCAAGCGTCGGAAAACGAAGCGCCGTATGTCCTCGACGGGCTCCTCCACAACGAGAGTTCGGTCGAGATTCACGAGCACGCAATCGACACCGCCGGTGCAACCGAGACGGTGTTCGCGATGTTCCACCTGTTCGGCTATCGGCTGATCCCGCGCATCCGCAATCTCGGCTCGCGGCGGCTGTTCGTGATCACTCCCGACCCGGCCTACGCGCCGTTGGCTCCGCTGATCGGCGGCACGATCGACATGCGCCGTATCGAGCCGCAATGGGACGAGGTCCTGCGCCTCAGTGCTTCAATCGGGTCCGGCCTCGTGCCCCCTTCGGTGATCCTCAAGAAGATCGCCGCCACCCCGCGGCAAAACGGCCTGTCGCTCGCGCTGCGCGAAATCGGCCGGATCGAACGATCGATCTTCATCTGCGACTGGCTGCTCGATCCCAAGTTACGCCGCCGCTCGCATGCCATCCTCAACAAGGGCGAAAGCCGCCATGCGCTCGCTCGCGCCGTGTTCCTCCATCAGCTCGGCGAACTCCGCAACCGGATCGCCGAAACGATGGCGTATCGCGCCTCCGGCCTCAACCTCGTGGTCAACGCCATCATCCTGTGGAACACCGTCTATCTCAGCCGCGCCGTCCGCTTCGTCGCCGACCAGGGCGTGACTATTCCGGATGCCCTTCTTACCCAGGTCGCGCCGCTCCCCTGGAGCCATATTGCGCTAAC